Proteins encoded together in one Lathyrus oleraceus cultivar Zhongwan6 chromosome 5, CAAS_Psat_ZW6_1.0, whole genome shotgun sequence window:
- the LOC127081538 gene encoding uncharacterized mitochondrial protein AtMg00810-like, whose amino-acid sequence MVFQIIFCTHLLGYKKCVSDHSLYTKSTNSEFTAVLIYVDDIVLAGNSSQEIQPLVPHYAAATTILKYLKSAPAKGLFFPVSSSLKLTGYADSDWARCHETRKSITGYCVFIGSSLISWKSKKQNTVSRSSTEAEYRALASLTSEIQWFAHLIDASVIANYTNKIAIEKKYQNL is encoded by the exons ATGGTATTCCAAATTATCTTCTGCACTCATCTCTTGGGATACAAAAAATGTGTTTCTGATCACTCTTTATACACCAAGTCTACTAATAGTGAATTTACTGCAGTATtaatatatgtggatgatatagtaTTAGCTGGAAATTCTTCTCAAGAAATTCAA CCTCTGGTTCCTCATTATGCAGCTGCTACTACAATTTTGAAGTATCTTAAATCTGCCCCTGCAAAAGGTTTATTTTTCCCTGTTTCTAGTTCTTTAAAACTGACTGGATATGCAGATTCTGATTGGGCAAGATGTCATGAAACTAGAAAATCAATTACTGGTTATTGCGTGTTTATTGGTTCCTCGTTAATTTCCTGGAAATCAAAGAAGCAGAATACTGTTTCAAGATCCTCCACTGAAGCAGAATATAGGGCACTAGCTTCCCTCACTTCTGAAATTCAATGGTTTGCA CATTTGATTGATGCTTCGGTTATAGCTAATTACACCAATAAAATTGCAATAGAAAAGAAATATCAAAATCTTTAG
- the LOC127081537 gene encoding F-box/FBD/LRR-repeat protein At4g26340-like, whose product MVILRTEIMADRISEFHDSILCHILSFLPTKHAATTSILSKRWKSLWLSVLTLDFDCKSFQDMTYHGYSVHKLMLLRKSELPILSLRFNCNYWCPIQTQRDVTLFVSYVMNRGIENLNIHNDMKLPSSILSCKTLKVLKLKGIIVNGFSHQVDFPVLKILHLKRMSFERHELVVKLLSGCKILKELQTKFLYILKDSFVPEKEFDGLLPSLIKARISFEDYIIPVNLVRNVENLYMEQEQLICCTKLPMFHNLTHVKLKLFFNMWGWLQQMLEQCHKLQSLFVKGCEDQDEINDQVGRIHQLFQTVFRCT is encoded by the exons ATGGTGATACTTAGGACAGAGATAATGGCAGATAGAATCAGTGAGTTTCACGATTCAATTCTCTGTCACATTCTTTCTTTTCTTCCAACGAAACATGCTGCAACCACAAGCATCCTCTCTAAGAGATGGAAATCACTATGGCTTTCAGTCCTCACTCTAGACTTCGACTGCAAATCCTTCCAAGACATGACCTACCATGGATATTCTGTACACAAATTGATGCTCTTACGAAAAAGTGAACTTCCAATCCTTTCGTTACGTTTCAATTGCAACTACTGGTGTCCAATTCAAACCCAACGTGATGTTACTCTATTTGTTTCCTATGTAATGAATCGAGGAATAGAGAATCTTAACATTCACAATGACATGAAATTACCATCTAGTATTCTTAGTTGCAAGACCCTTAAGGTTCTTAAGTTGAAAGGAATAATAGTGAATGGTTTTTCTCATCAAGTGGATTTTCCTGTTCTTAAAATTCTTCATTTAAAGAGAATGAGTTTCGAACGGCATGAATTGGTTGTTAAACTTCTGTCTGGTTGTAAAATACTTAAGGAGCTGCAAACCAAATTTTTGTATATACTTAAGGATTCATTTGTTCCAGAGAAAGAGTTTGACGGCTTATTACCTAGTTTAATCAAAGCAAGAATTTCTTTTGAAGATTACATTATTCCTGTTAATTTGGTTCGTAATGTGGAGAATCTATATATGGAACAG GAACAATTGATATGTTGTACTAAACTTCCCATGTTTCATAATCTGACACATGTGAAACTTAAACTTTTCTTTAATATGTGGGGTTGGTTGCAACAAATGCTTGAACAATGCCACAAACTTCAAAGTTTATTCGTAAAG GGTTGTGAAGATCAAGACGAGATAAATGACCAAGTTGGAAGGATCCACCAACTGTTCCAAACTGTCTTTCGTTGCACCTGA